A stretch of Brassica rapa cultivar Chiifu-401-42 chromosome A08, CAAS_Brap_v3.01, whole genome shotgun sequence DNA encodes these proteins:
- the LOC117127410 gene encoding uncharacterized protein LOC117127410 isoform X24 has protein sequence MKNNLKKKGKLLSIAKDCEVEVSIQEDGFRGSWYRAILEQNPTRVTGKKLRVSYKTMFNEDGVSPLKETIERSFIRPVPPECLNEGVVFKEGSVVDAYFNNGWWTGVIVVERPDGSFLVYFDDPPDIMRFIRSQLRPHADWIGSKWVKSKNKVLSQHMFTRGKLVEMTREISESEKEKIWVRALVITEVRKQGDDRRKFLIKRCTISQNSSDEAEGKHLIVDICKIRPSPPRDLCAEYSLNDYVEVVVTHGWRKGRVTEILLENKYKVYFAATKEDAVFNYTEIRLSMEWLGGGSWIRAHEREFENNAGTPIRPGQDSPSNTLATDEDDTLNDDATKIRSDQESPSITLVLESNEEDKVNDDATEITSSLERHRNTSVLEATEAETQNHETIYGKELPLPHESEDMMDDVATPIIDPQEIPRGETMSESNDKIALPKRISETGTKGVVLQRINKRSNLKLVGKVETLLGKEFKKLEDSFLAPVIKMGRKQKLMVFSRHLIHHLLLRRIDIGEKGLWFTFGEQLMRFSLREFHLTTGLPCVVDKDEDEAETSATKKKKKDPWMNKNQTLNTLLKLLVEKSKELTADQRLRLGATILVEGILMASNPVTSIPEERLLRARNFKEFCKYPWGNLAFDYLLKEVKSFTYAKLTENNQYAICGFIYALQLWALSSVNQLGTFFGISDDGIQFPLCLHWKETKALTIEEVNRFDQMEKVDVKCILGDPGLHSDLVEDVDCEFGRVVDLVKRGYRLKRQDWLNRSVDIAVAEAEVDENNSVPGIDATDQEKIEFLNNKVVSLEERVKYLEGLLNIRGETVKETEKSKETEAATKTKVNGQNADYELDENEVLGVYIDAKRKEIAKRKKNGVRPPREVGHQDEDDVEVEVNEEQPQEEEEQQQEDDTEDDVDDGDKESENPETNEGQTQEEEEQHQEDDAEVNEEQPQEEEEQQEEEDTEDDVDDGDKESENPETNEEQKQEEEEQQQEDDTEVNTDVDVGAKENGSENPVKGSKKRGRKVNISQCIRVYKMLFSIIYVTFFIVSSKLKDGEENEDAYEKPVKVTRKSERVTKGGEVNEDASEKPMKGTRKSKRGTKGGEVNEDASEKPMKGTRKSKRGTKDGEENEYAYEKPVKVTRKSERVTKGKKKGVTPPREVQQQVEDHAETNEDGEGNEDASKKHVKFTKKNGRGNKEHNVGTPKSKKQKKQFEKDSADDVIGSVLEDLKNAD, from the exons atgaaaaataatttgaagaaaaaaggaaaactttTGTCTATTGCCAAAGATTGTGAAGTAGAAGTATCTATTCAAGAAGATGGGTTCAGAGGTTCTTGGTATAGAGCTATCCTCGAGCAAAATCCGACGAGAGTAACAGGAAAAAAGCTTCGGGTTAGTTACAAAACTATGTTCAACGAAGATGGTGTAAGTCCTTTGAAGGAAACTATTGAAAGAAGTTTTATTCGGCCAGTCCCGCCAGAGTGTCTGAATGAGGGTGTCGTATTCAAGGAAGGGTCGGTGGTGGATGCTTATTTTAATAATGGTTGGTGGACTGGTGTTATCGTAGTTGAAAGGCCAGATGGTAGTTTtttggtttactttgatgatccACCAGACATAATGAGATTCATCAGAAGCCAACTGAGACCTCATGCTGATTGGATCGGCTCCAAATGGGTCAAAAGCAAAAACaag GTATTGAGTCAACACATGTTTACGAGAGGGAAGTTGGTGGAAATGACCCGTGAAATTAGTGAAAGTGAAAAGGAAAAAATTTGGGTCCGAGCATTGGTAATTACAGAAGTTCGGAAACAAGGAGATGATAGAAGAAAATTTCTGATCAAAAGATGTACAATCTCACAAAATTCGAGTGATGAAGCGGAAGGAAAACATTTAATAGTTGATATTTGCAAAATAAGGCCATCTCCTCCTCGAGATCTTTGTGCAGAGTACAGTCTGAACGACTATGTTGAAGTGGTTGTTACCCATGGGTGGCGCAAAGGTCGAGTGACGGAAATTCTCCTTGAAAACAAATACAAAGTGTATTTCGCTGCCACAAAAGAGGATGCGGTTTTTAATTATACTGAGATTAGGCTGTCAATGGAGTGGCTAGGTGGTGGTAGTTGGATTCGCGCACATGAG AGAGAATTTGAAAATAATGCTGGCACACCAATCAGACCCGGTCAAGATAGTCCTAGTAACACACTTGCCACCGATGAAGATGATACGTTGAATGATGATGCCACCAAAATCAGATCCGATCAAGAGAGCCCTAGTATCACACTTGTTTTAGAATCCAATGAAGAGGATAAGGTGAATGATGATGCCACAGAAATCACATCCTCTCTCGAGAGACACAGAAACACTTCTGTTTTAGAAGCCACTGAGGCTGAAACACAAAACCATGAAACCATATAT GGAAAGGAGTTACCATTACCTCATGAATCAGAAGATATGATGGATGATGTAGCCACTCCAATCATAGACCCTCAAGAGATTCCACGAG GTGAAACGATGAGTGAGTCTAATGACAAGATTGCTTTGCCAAAAAGAATCTCCGAAACTGGTACAAAAGGAGTCGTATTGCAAAGAATTAACAAGCGCTCCAATCTGAAGTTGGTTGGTAAAGTTGAAACCCTTTTGGGCAAAGAATTCAAGAAGCTTGAAGATTCATTCTTGGCTCCGGTAATTAAGATGGGAAGGAAGCAGAAGCTTATGGTGTTTTCAAGGCATTTGATTCATCACTTACTCTTAAGGAGAATTGATATAGGCGAGAAGGGTTTGTGGTTTACTTTTGGAGAACAACTAATGAGGTTTTCTCTAAGAGAATTCCACTTGACAACGGGTCTGCCTTGTGTtgttgataaagatgaagatgaagccgAGACTTCagcaacaaaaaagaagaagaaagatccaTGGATGAACAAGAATCAAACTCTAAACACCTTGCTTAAGCTTCTTGTCGAAAAGAGTAAAGAGCTTACTGCTGATCAGAGATTAAGATTGGGAGCTACAATCCTTGTGGAAGGGATATTGATGGCAAGCAATCCGGTGACAAGTATTCCAGAAGAGCGTCTGCTTAGAGCTAGAAATTTCAAAGAGTTTTGCAAGTATCCCTGGGGGAATTTGGCCTTTGATTATTTACTGAAAGAAGTGAAGAGCTTTACCTATGCAAAGCTGACGGAGAATAATCAATACGCGATTTGTGGCTTTATATATGCGCTTCAGCTCTGGGCGTTATCTTCTGTGAATCAACTAGGCACATTCTTTGGTATTAGCGATGATGGAATTCAGTTTCCCTTGTGCTTGCATTGGAAAGAAACCAAAGCGCTTACTATTGAGGAGGTTAACAGATTCGACCAAATGGAGAAG GTTGATGTCAAATGTATCCTTGGAGATCCCGGATTGCATAGCGACTTGGTTGAAGATGTTGACTGTGAATTTGGAAGAGTTGTTGATCTTGTCAAAAGAGGATATCGTTTGAAGAGACAAGATTGGCTCAATAGAAGTGTCGACATTGCCGTTGCTGAAGCTGAAGTGGACGAAAATAATTCTGTTCCTGGGATTGATGCAACTGATCAAGAAAAGATTGAATTCCTCAATAATAAGGTAGTGTCTCTTGAAGAAAGAGTGAAGTACCTTGAAGGTCTTTTGAACATTCGTGGAGAAACTGTGAAG GAAACTGAGAAGTCAAAAGAAACTGAAGCCGCCACAAAAACCAAG GTAAATGGACAGAATGCCGATTATGAACTTGACGAAAATGAAGTTTTAGGAGTTTATATAGATGCCAAAAGAAAGGAAATCGCTaag AGAAAGAAGAATGGTGTAAGACCTCCACGTGAAGTAGGACATCAAGATGAAGATGATGTAGAAGTCGAAGTCAATGAA gaacaaccacaagaagaagaggaacaacaacaagaagatgATACAGAAGACGATGTGGACGATGGTGATAAAGAGAGTGAAAATCCGGAAACCAATGAA GGACAGACACAAGAGGAAGAGGAACAACACCAAGAGGATGACGCAGAAGTCAATGAA gaacagccacaagaagaagaggaacaacaagaagaagaggatacAGAAGACGATGTGGACGACGGTGATAAAGAGAGTGAAAATCCGGAAACCAATGAA GAACAGAAACAAGAGGAAGAGGAGCAACAACAAGAGGATGACACAGAAGTCAATACAGATGTTGACGTCGGTGCTAAGGAAAATGGATCTGAAAACCCCGTGAAAGGTTCAAAGAAACGTGGAAGAAAGGTAAATATCTCTCAGtgtataagggtttataaaatgtTGTTTAGTATAATCtatgtaactttttttattgtgtcaTCAAAATTGAAGGATGGAGAAGAAAATGAGGATGCATATGAAAAGCCCGTGAAGGTTACAAGGAAAAGTGAAAGAGTAACTAAG GGTGGAGAAGTAAATGAGGATGCATCTGAAAAGCCCATGAAGGGTACAAGGAAAAGTAAAAGAGGAACTAAG GGTGGAGAAGTAAATGAGGATGCATCTGAAAAGCCCATGAAGGGTACAAGGAAAAGTAAAAGAGGAACTAAG GATGGAGAAGAAAATGAGTATGCATATGAAAAGCCCGTGAAGGTTACAAGGAAAAGTGAAAGAGTAACTAAG GGAAAGAAGAAAGGTGTAACACCCCCACGTGAAGTACAACAACAAGTAGAAGATCATGCAGAAACCAATGAA GATGGAGAAGGGAATGAGGATGCATCTAAAAAGCACGTGAAGTTTACAAAGAAGAATGGAAGAGGAAATAAG